From one Pseudoalteromonas ulvae UL12 genomic stretch:
- a CDS encoding polysaccharide deacetylase family protein, with product MKLGVCSALFILTSLSSAVSVDAHQQIGVAHADTVRVSKDAYQGFVYPNNAQNAVSLSFDDARVSQVDIGLPILDKYGVKATFYVVPNAVEERLAGWQQAAKNGHEIANHTANHVCSGNFEWLRQKGLGLEQIDLNWLAEDMDITSRYIEEKLAVKATGFAYPCGHTFVGQGEKTQSYVPLVAEKFNVGRTWNDETGNNPNYVDMAQVAAIRMDGMSFEQLVEMIEFMRVNNSWIVLAGHEVGKSGWYTVDEQVLVQLIAYFNDPKNGYWLDTIDNVATHITKQRAHNSEKRDSSQLSSGD from the coding sequence ATGAAACTTGGTGTTTGTTCAGCCTTATTTATTCTCACTTCTTTATCGTCAGCCGTTAGTGTTGATGCGCACCAGCAAATAGGTGTGGCTCATGCCGACACAGTGCGTGTCAGTAAAGATGCATATCAAGGTTTTGTTTATCCAAATAATGCTCAAAATGCGGTGAGCTTAAGCTTTGATGATGCACGGGTAAGTCAAGTTGATATTGGTTTGCCAATTTTGGATAAATACGGAGTGAAAGCTACTTTTTATGTGGTTCCTAATGCGGTTGAAGAGCGTTTGGCTGGCTGGCAACAAGCAGCAAAAAACGGACATGAAATAGCGAATCACACTGCTAATCATGTCTGTAGTGGAAACTTTGAATGGCTCAGACAAAAAGGCCTTGGCTTGGAGCAAATCGATTTAAATTGGCTTGCTGAAGATATGGATATCACCAGCCGTTATATTGAAGAAAAACTCGCTGTTAAAGCGACAGGGTTTGCTTATCCGTGTGGCCATACATTTGTTGGGCAGGGTGAAAAAACACAAAGCTACGTCCCTCTAGTCGCAGAAAAATTTAACGTAGGGCGTACTTGGAATGATGAAACGGGTAATAATCCAAATTATGTTGATATGGCGCAAGTGGCTGCAATCCGAATGGACGGAATGAGCTTTGAGCAACTGGTTGAGATGATTGAATTCATGCGTGTGAATAACTCGTGGATTGTCTTGGCTGGTCATGAAGTAGGGAAAAGTGGCTGGTATACCGTTGATGAGCAAGTGTTAGTTCAATTAATTGCTTATTTTAACGACCCTAAAAATGGTTATTGGCTTGATACAATCGATAATGTTGCCACGCATATTACGAAGCAGCGCGCACATAACTCAGAAAAACGTGATTCATCTCAACTGTCTAGTGGTGATTAA
- a CDS encoding PQQ-dependent sugar dehydrogenase: MKTPTIYQKSVVLLVTSFLSCGAFAVDYTQLPQQEIRYEAQSMIDNVSIPWAMVQLPTGQLLVSDRNGELLLQSSDQQGIRIKGLPKIDVNGQGGLLDLALHPEFESNGWLYFTFSSSEGKGEGSHTALMRAKLDSKKAQLTELQLLYKGEGNSKKGQHYGSRIAFDNQGFVYFSIGDRGARDVNPQDLARDGGKIYRLHDDGRMPTDNPFVSQAGAKKAVWSYGHRNPQGMWFDQTTKQLWAHEHGPKGGDELNLIKPGLNYGWPVVSYGVNYSGTEFTDLTEKQGMENPVLQWTPSIAPSDMAYVNSDKYPQLKGKVLLASMKYSFLSALEIAQGKVVSQDKVFQGIGRVRSILQGHDGYIYIGIDGQGVKRLVIQAQ; the protein is encoded by the coding sequence ATGAAAACCCCCACAATCTATCAAAAATCGGTTGTTTTGTTGGTAACTTCTTTTCTAAGTTGCGGCGCGTTTGCTGTCGACTACACGCAATTGCCTCAACAAGAAATTCGTTATGAAGCGCAATCAATGATCGACAACGTATCGATCCCTTGGGCCATGGTGCAGTTGCCAACAGGCCAGCTGCTAGTCAGTGATCGTAACGGTGAGTTGTTACTTCAAAGCAGTGATCAGCAAGGCATCCGCATCAAAGGATTACCTAAGATTGATGTCAATGGCCAAGGTGGCTTGCTCGATTTAGCCTTACACCCAGAGTTTGAAAGCAACGGCTGGTTATATTTCACCTTTTCAAGCTCAGAAGGTAAGGGAGAGGGCAGCCACACTGCGTTAATGCGAGCAAAATTAGACAGCAAAAAAGCACAACTGACAGAGCTTCAGTTGTTATATAAAGGCGAAGGGAATAGCAAAAAAGGCCAGCATTACGGCAGCCGAATTGCATTTGATAATCAAGGTTTTGTGTATTTTTCGATTGGCGATCGGGGTGCACGTGATGTCAATCCGCAAGATTTAGCTCGAGATGGCGGCAAAATTTATCGTTTGCATGATGATGGTCGCATGCCGACAGATAATCCGTTTGTCAGTCAAGCGGGCGCTAAAAAAGCGGTATGGTCATATGGTCATCGTAATCCACAAGGTATGTGGTTTGATCAAACAACAAAGCAGCTTTGGGCGCACGAACATGGCCCCAAAGGTGGTGATGAGCTGAATCTTATCAAACCCGGACTTAACTATGGTTGGCCTGTCGTGAGTTATGGGGTCAATTACAGTGGCACTGAATTTACCGATTTGACTGAAAAACAAGGGATGGAAAATCCAGTTCTGCAGTGGACACCCTCAATTGCCCCTTCAGATATGGCTTATGTAAATAGTGACAAATACCCGCAATTAAAAGGCAAAGTGCTGTTAGCCTCAATGAAGTATTCGTTTTTAAGTGCACTTGAGATCGCACAAGGCAAGGTTGTAAGCCAAGACAAAGTATTTCAAGGCATTGGCCGAGTCAGAAGTATTTTACAAGGACATGATGGCTATATTTATATCGGCATTGATGGTCAAGGCGTGAAACGTTTGGTGATCCAAGCTCAGTAA
- a CDS encoding DUF2999 family protein, protein MNPIIAILKEHNVSEQQTHELFQSFTENPFMAMTLVQQLGIAPEKLQQLMGLVMTQPNLIKEAVEELGLDFAKVEEAKEKLNSQKH, encoded by the coding sequence ATGAACCCGATTATTGCAATTTTGAAAGAGCACAATGTGAGTGAGCAACAAACCCACGAGCTGTTTCAATCTTTTACTGAAAACCCATTTATGGCGATGACATTAGTTCAGCAGCTCGGGATCGCACCTGAAAAACTACAACAGCTGATGGGCTTAGTGATGACGCAACCTAATTTAATCAAAGAAGCCGTTGAAGAGCTTGGGCTCGACTTTGCTAAAGTCGAAGAAGCCAAAGAAAAGTTAAACAGCCAAAAACATTAA
- a CDS encoding imelysin family protein — protein sequence MNTMKNIALSLIAAAVLAGCGGDDGKDGVAGAQGVAGQDGANGTSVFVTTQDVINTNAQHAYAVYADSLIAAKALKEQLAIFVANPTDSNFTLAKQSWLAAREPYGQSEVFRFREGPIDNLTKDDAGNWVLEPEAGPEGAINAWPLAEALIDYTQDMDGLQNPENPSSLPAGGNIIADITSFPVIDKATIQAQFERGDDEANVTSGYHAIEFLLWGQDLNADGTYTANRDYSAGYRKASDFYTIENQMGQCTSGEAGAANEICLRRAEYLLAAADLLIDDLKSVVDAWTPGSGFHYVAFTQAETQKQSLAKILEGMGRLSYGELAGERMSIALRTDSQEDEHSCFSDNTHRDIFLNAKGIQNAFNGQYTRFDGEVLQGASVYDLLVVAGHPELANKLRGALEETMAKAAVIDTTAKLGYSFDVQIQQPELKGAVTHTIEALKTQTQVIKEVIEALEVTTGDLEGDTDEFGG from the coding sequence ATGAATACAATGAAAAATATCGCACTTTCTTTAATTGCAGCAGCAGTCTTAGCTGGATGTGGCGGCGATGATGGCAAAGACGGTGTGGCAGGCGCACAAGGTGTTGCAGGTCAAGATGGCGCTAACGGCACGAGTGTCTTTGTGACCACGCAAGATGTGATCAACACTAACGCACAACATGCGTATGCTGTGTATGCCGATTCATTGATTGCGGCGAAAGCATTAAAAGAACAGCTTGCAATATTTGTTGCCAACCCTACAGATTCAAACTTTACCTTAGCTAAACAATCATGGTTAGCGGCACGTGAACCGTACGGTCAATCTGAAGTCTTTCGTTTTCGCGAAGGGCCGATTGATAATTTAACTAAAGATGATGCGGGCAACTGGGTACTAGAGCCAGAAGCAGGCCCTGAGGGGGCAATTAATGCTTGGCCACTTGCAGAAGCCTTGATTGATTACACCCAAGATATGGATGGTTTACAAAATCCAGAAAACCCAAGCTCGCTCCCTGCTGGTGGCAATATTATCGCTGATATAACAAGCTTTCCTGTAATCGACAAAGCGACGATCCAAGCGCAGTTTGAGCGCGGTGATGATGAAGCGAATGTGACCTCTGGATATCACGCCATTGAGTTTTTATTATGGGGTCAAGATTTAAACGCTGACGGTACTTATACAGCCAATCGTGATTATTCTGCTGGCTATCGTAAAGCCAGTGATTTTTATACGATTGAGAATCAAATGGGACAATGTACGTCTGGCGAAGCCGGTGCTGCCAATGAAATTTGTTTGCGCCGCGCTGAGTATTTACTAGCTGCAGCTGACTTGTTAATTGATGATTTAAAATCAGTTGTTGATGCGTGGACACCAGGCAGTGGCTTCCACTATGTTGCTTTTACACAAGCAGAAACGCAAAAACAGTCTTTAGCTAAAATTTTAGAAGGAATGGGGCGCTTAAGTTACGGCGAATTGGCGGGCGAGCGCATGAGTATTGCCCTTCGTACTGACTCACAAGAAGATGAGCATTCATGTTTTTCAGATAATACGCACCGTGATATTTTCTTAAATGCCAAAGGGATTCAAAATGCCTTTAATGGCCAATACACTCGCTTTGATGGCGAAGTGTTACAAGGGGCCAGTGTTTACGATTTACTTGTGGTTGCAGGACACCCTGAACTTGCGAATAAATTACGCGGTGCACTTGAAGAAACTATGGCTAAAGCTGCAGTAATCGACACCACAGCTAAATTAGGGTATTCGTTTGATGTGCAAATTCAACAGCCTGAATTAAAAGGGGCTGTTACGCACACGATTGAAGCACTTAAAACACAAACTCAAGTTATTAAAGAAGTGATCGAAGCGCTTGAAGTCACGACAGGTGATCTTGAAGGTGATACTGACGAGTTTGGCGGTTAA
- a CDS encoding di-heme oxidoreductase family protein — translation MKKQFCVVSCVVWLVACGGGGNEQKTEVIPPVTPPSVVMPGQPDDGLAALSPITPDNVEHLAGGDVTTIVSNQDAFSQSAPAIRSDFELDGVFKSGDHLFRGVHAGQGPLFNNPTCQGCHIKDGRGEVPSHPSEAMSSMFLRISDAQGNADPIYGDQIQTFGLKTGQSQGLLPKHRGAIEEGIAYGEAYAWVEYKLIEGVFDDGTPYQLRQPTYKVKDLSYGDFNPDVRLSPRVTPSIFGAGLLEAIPEASILSYADADDVNKDGISGRAVFVTEPISLQSKLARFGYKAVTASVLQQISGAYRGDMGITNVVATQESCTDLQPACIEQAAQEQDKEQDGLDLSALALAQVEFYNRLLAVPMRRGFDSNSQSWQADVLAGRTLFFNAQCASCHIPRHKTGEAQGSLLGDAGLLDLADSRTPIAALSNQVIYPYTDLLLHDMGGACELIARETAQGEACDDGAQCYWVQRCQGLADDRPEGSASGTEWKTPPLWGLGLVKTVNPRATFLHDGRARSISEAVLWHGGEASAAKDNFKAMTLTERDQLLTFLNSL, via the coding sequence ATGAAAAAGCAGTTTTGTGTAGTAAGTTGTGTTGTGTGGTTAGTGGCGTGTGGTGGTGGAGGTAATGAGCAAAAAACAGAAGTGATCCCTCCTGTGACTCCTCCTAGTGTGGTGATGCCGGGTCAACCTGACGATGGTTTAGCTGCGCTTAGCCCTATCACACCTGATAATGTTGAGCATTTAGCGGGTGGGGACGTCACCACCATAGTCAGCAATCAAGATGCGTTTAGTCAGTCAGCTCCCGCAATCCGTAGTGACTTTGAACTCGATGGTGTGTTTAAGTCTGGCGATCATTTATTTCGGGGAGTGCATGCAGGGCAAGGGCCACTTTTTAATAACCCGACTTGCCAAGGCTGCCATATTAAAGATGGCCGCGGTGAGGTACCAAGTCACCCTTCAGAGGCAATGAGCAGTATGTTTTTGCGGATCAGCGATGCGCAAGGAAATGCGGATCCTATCTATGGCGATCAAATTCAGACATTTGGCTTAAAAACAGGTCAATCACAAGGCTTGTTACCTAAGCACAGAGGGGCGATAGAAGAAGGTATTGCCTATGGCGAGGCGTATGCGTGGGTTGAATATAAGTTAATCGAAGGAGTGTTTGATGATGGCACGCCTTATCAGTTACGCCAACCAACGTATAAAGTAAAAGACTTATCTTATGGTGATTTTAATCCAGATGTGCGGTTATCACCTCGGGTCACTCCAAGCATTTTTGGCGCAGGTTTGTTAGAAGCCATTCCTGAAGCGTCAATTCTCAGTTATGCCGATGCAGATGATGTGAATAAAGATGGGATTTCTGGTCGAGCTGTGTTTGTTACTGAGCCGATTTCTTTACAGTCGAAGTTAGCGCGCTTTGGTTATAAGGCTGTGACAGCCTCAGTGTTGCAGCAAATATCAGGCGCTTATCGCGGTGATATGGGGATCACTAATGTGGTCGCGACGCAAGAATCGTGTACTGACTTACAACCAGCTTGTATTGAGCAAGCCGCTCAAGAACAAGATAAAGAGCAAGATGGATTGGATTTAAGTGCTTTAGCGTTAGCGCAAGTTGAGTTTTACAATCGTTTATTGGCTGTACCAATGCGACGAGGATTTGATAGCAATAGCCAAAGTTGGCAAGCGGATGTGTTGGCTGGCCGCACTCTCTTTTTTAATGCGCAATGTGCCAGTTGCCATATTCCGCGACATAAAACCGGCGAAGCGCAAGGAAGCTTACTCGGTGATGCGGGTTTACTCGATTTGGCTGACAGCCGCACACCGATTGCAGCCTTAAGCAATCAAGTTATTTATCCCTATACTGACTTACTTTTGCACGACATGGGGGGAGCTTGTGAGCTTATAGCGCGAGAAACAGCGCAAGGAGAGGCGTGTGATGACGGCGCGCAATGTTATTGGGTACAACGATGTCAGGGACTTGCAGATGATCGCCCAGAAGGCAGTGCATCAGGCACAGAATGGAAAACACCACCACTTTGGGGCCTAGGTTTAGTAAAAACAGTTAATCCAAGAGCGACTTTTTTACATGATGGCCGAGCTCGCTCAATCAGTGAGGCTGTGTTGTGGCATGGTGGAGAAGCAAGCGCGGCAAAAGATAACTTCAAAGCGATGACTTTAACTGAGCGTGATCAGTTACTGACATTTTTAAATTCGCTATAA
- a CDS encoding di-heme oxidoreductase family protein: MIKKYSLLVLITWLCACTDASKAPEFSDSELRPGGEATLKRVNTRTFIHPSGNLSIDHELEFWDGLSFFRDPWVASPAITADRDGLGPLYNARSCKACHSRGGRGRLVTEGVSSPMALLFRLGHGEQQRPDPIYGAQLQTFAVLTPTNSPKLQAEGQVELQYEFIEGQFADGTRYQLRKPSYRIVNLSQGELHQETQISPRYAPAIYGMGLLDAIDTQDLLSLEDEFDSNNDGISGRYNRVPDVLTGEMSVGRFGFKGLHPTLNQQIAGAFVNDIGITNPYFRKETCQSTQLACLAEAKRVKGEEQPEIPTKLLQTTEFMSAQLAVQPTRNLKSAEAQSGREIFYQLGCHLCHQPRFKTRVDYSLPELAGQVIWPYTDLALHDMGEELADGKREHLANGREWRTAPLWGIGLQHRIQGYQAYLHDGRARTINEAILWHGGEAKTSQEKYLALSASERQALLFFLTQI; the protein is encoded by the coding sequence ATGATTAAAAAATATAGTTTACTCGTTCTTATCACTTGGTTGTGCGCCTGCACCGATGCCTCAAAAGCCCCTGAATTTTCTGATTCAGAATTACGCCCGGGTGGCGAGGCAACCTTAAAAAGGGTCAATACCCGAACATTTATTCATCCGTCTGGCAATCTTTCCATTGATCATGAATTGGAGTTTTGGGATGGACTGTCTTTTTTTCGTGATCCATGGGTGGCTTCACCTGCCATAACGGCAGATAGAGATGGCCTTGGGCCTTTGTATAATGCTCGTTCGTGTAAGGCATGTCATAGCCGAGGAGGTCGCGGTCGGTTGGTTACAGAAGGTGTGTCGAGTCCGATGGCGTTATTGTTTCGGTTAGGGCATGGCGAGCAACAGCGACCCGATCCTATTTATGGTGCTCAGTTGCAGACATTTGCGGTGCTCACCCCGACAAATTCACCTAAATTACAGGCTGAAGGACAAGTTGAATTGCAGTATGAATTCATTGAAGGGCAGTTTGCTGATGGTACGCGTTATCAATTACGTAAACCGAGTTATCGGATCGTTAATTTGAGTCAGGGAGAGCTGCATCAAGAAACGCAGATATCGCCTCGTTATGCGCCGGCAATTTATGGCATGGGATTGTTAGATGCGATAGATACACAGGATTTGCTCAGCCTTGAAGATGAGTTCGATAGCAATAATGATGGAATTAGCGGCCGCTATAATCGTGTACCAGATGTACTGACGGGCGAGATGTCAGTCGGGCGATTTGGCTTTAAAGGTTTGCACCCTACGTTGAATCAGCAAATTGCTGGTGCGTTTGTTAATGATATTGGGATTACTAATCCGTACTTTCGTAAAGAAACCTGCCAATCAACTCAGCTGGCTTGTTTAGCTGAAGCAAAGCGAGTTAAAGGGGAGGAGCAGCCTGAAATACCCACTAAGTTGTTGCAAACCACAGAATTTATGAGTGCTCAATTAGCAGTCCAGCCTACTCGAAATTTAAAAAGTGCCGAAGCCCAGTCCGGGCGAGAAATTTTTTATCAACTCGGTTGTCACCTTTGTCATCAGCCTCGCTTTAAGACGCGGGTGGACTATTCATTACCCGAATTAGCAGGGCAAGTGATTTGGCCTTACACCGATTTGGCATTGCATGATATGGGAGAAGAGTTAGCGGATGGTAAGCGTGAGCATTTGGCAAATGGCCGAGAATGGCGCACAGCGCCACTTTGGGGAATTGGCTTACAGCATCGAATTCAAGGCTATCAGGCATATTTACATGATGGTCGAGCACGAACCATCAATGAAGCCATTTTATGGCACGGCGGTGAAGCAAAAACATCTCAAGAGAAATATTTAGCCTTATCAGCAAGCGAGCGCCAAGCGTTACTTTTTTTCTTAACACAAATTTAA
- a CDS encoding imelysin family protein yields MNKYLCVMLSASLLTACGGGSKQSTPVVVEPPPVVVKTNEQAMSAILTDLADKVIIPDYQQFQQRSEAFEVASTQFCSLSQANQSDLTALQQSWLALNAAWHATRATKLGPVFKQFRYSRLQTWPDNNAAVSRGVATLLASDNLTAQVVANTQDGAQGLPALEYLIFAEQSENSLLNATDKAKRCLAVMAIAANVTQLSTELVTGWQTEGDNFRAQYVAGNGDFVSTKDALEEQLTNWFELVEIITDNKIAEPLDLLSPGVITNAEQYRSQSSLMNIEQNLLSLQRIYLGGQGYGFDDYLAEIYQAQTLDNAIKEAFSGVFTTLNDVNDVLEVAITTDDGRSQLVALSNKIKALRTIMASDFVQTTGLNPSFNSNDGD; encoded by the coding sequence ATGAACAAATACCTATGTGTGATGCTGAGCGCATCATTATTAACGGCATGCGGCGGTGGGAGCAAGCAAAGTACCCCTGTGGTCGTTGAGCCTCCCCCTGTTGTGGTTAAAACAAACGAACAAGCGATGAGTGCGATACTAACGGACTTAGCCGATAAAGTGATTATTCCTGACTATCAGCAATTTCAGCAGCGCAGTGAAGCATTTGAAGTGGCTTCGACGCAGTTTTGCTCGCTGAGTCAAGCAAACCAAAGCGATTTGACAGCATTACAACAAAGTTGGTTAGCGCTAAATGCAGCTTGGCATGCAACTCGTGCGACAAAGTTGGGCCCGGTATTTAAGCAATTTCGCTATTCACGTTTGCAAACTTGGCCAGACAACAATGCAGCTGTTTCGCGAGGAGTGGCAACGCTTTTAGCCTCTGATAATTTAACTGCACAGGTTGTGGCCAATACTCAAGATGGTGCTCAGGGCTTACCTGCCTTAGAGTATTTAATTTTTGCTGAGCAATCAGAGAATAGCTTGCTCAATGCCACAGATAAAGCGAAGCGTTGTTTAGCTGTCATGGCTATTGCTGCCAATGTGACGCAACTGAGTACTGAACTCGTGACTGGCTGGCAAACTGAAGGAGACAACTTTCGTGCTCAATACGTCGCTGGTAACGGTGATTTTGTATCAACCAAAGATGCACTAGAAGAGCAGCTCACAAATTGGTTTGAATTAGTCGAAATAATTACGGATAACAAAATTGCTGAACCGCTAGATCTGTTATCGCCAGGGGTAATAACCAATGCTGAGCAATATCGCAGTCAAAGCTCGCTTATGAATATTGAACAAAATTTGCTGTCATTACAGCGCATTTACTTAGGTGGCCAGGGATATGGTTTTGATGATTATTTAGCAGAAATTTATCAGGCGCAGACTCTTGATAACGCAATCAAAGAAGCATTTAGCGGCGTTTTTACCACTTTGAATGATGTTAATGATGTGCTTGAAGTGGCCATCACAACCGATGACGGGCGCAGCCAATTAGTAGCGCTCAGTAACAAAATTAAGGCGCTGCGCACCATTATGGCCAGTGATTTTGTGCAAACAACGGGTCTTAATCCAAGCTTTAACTCTAATGACGGGGATTAA
- a CDS encoding DUF1513 domain-containing protein, whose protein sequence is MVALSRRRFCQSIAGFAGMMMLPSCSLQQREEQFVSAYTNSQGRHFVARFNHQAKVLAQVELPLRGHDMAVSHTESGRVLVFSRRPGNYIFDVDLSRGHLNQVIKANAGRHFFGHGVFSPDGLRLFTTENDYDTQTGKVVARDAQSLQVINEFDSGGIGPHQLAWLNDGQTLVVANGGIATHPDTPRKKLNLTTMAPNLTYLDGVSGAILQQFSPPHHQLSIRHLAVNQDNKVVIGMQFQGELSDINPLVFTQQGSGPITACTSSVDVWQKMNQYTASVSIDLAANIAAVSCPRGGFVSFWDLNQDLLIDEFSIRDCAGICVTKNGFVLSNGKGAIQQVAPFSSSALSHFEASGHKWDNHMVNWLS, encoded by the coding sequence ATGGTCGCTCTTTCGCGGCGTCGGTTTTGCCAATCAATAGCCGGTTTTGCTGGAATGATGATGTTGCCAAGCTGTTCATTGCAACAACGGGAAGAGCAGTTTGTTAGTGCTTACACCAATTCGCAAGGGCGACATTTTGTAGCTCGATTTAATCACCAAGCCAAGGTGCTCGCGCAAGTTGAGCTCCCGCTTCGTGGTCACGATATGGCGGTATCGCACACTGAATCTGGGCGCGTTTTGGTGTTTTCTCGGCGCCCAGGAAACTACATATTTGATGTTGATTTGAGTCGTGGCCATCTTAATCAAGTTATAAAAGCGAATGCTGGTCGTCACTTTTTCGGCCATGGTGTTTTTAGCCCTGATGGGCTACGACTTTTTACGACCGAAAATGATTATGACACTCAAACGGGCAAGGTTGTGGCTCGAGATGCGCAATCTTTGCAGGTGATTAATGAATTTGACAGTGGTGGAATTGGCCCACATCAGCTGGCGTGGTTAAATGATGGTCAAACTTTAGTGGTGGCCAATGGTGGGATTGCCACCCACCCTGATACGCCACGCAAAAAACTCAACTTAACAACCATGGCACCCAATCTTACTTATTTGGACGGTGTTAGTGGCGCAATCTTACAGCAGTTTTCTCCCCCTCATCATCAATTGAGTATTCGGCATTTAGCGGTCAATCAAGACAATAAAGTGGTAATTGGCATGCAGTTTCAAGGCGAACTCAGTGATATTAATCCGCTGGTGTTTACCCAACAAGGAAGTGGGCCGATCACAGCGTGCACTTCTTCAGTCGATGTTTGGCAAAAAATGAACCAGTATACGGCCAGTGTCAGTATTGATTTGGCGGCAAATATTGCAGCGGTCAGTTGCCCACGTGGTGGCTTTGTAAGTTTTTGGGATCTTAATCAAGACCTTCTGATTGATGAGTTTTCAATAAGAGACTGTGCAGGTATTTGCGTGACAAAAAACGGGTTTGTATTGAGTAACGGCAAAGGAGCGATACAGCAGGTTGCGCCTTTTTCGAGTAGTGCGTTGTCGCATTTTGAAGCTTCTGGGCACAAGTGGGACAATCATATGGTGAATTGGTTAAGTTAA